The genomic segment GGTGACGACCATCGTGAACTTCGGCTGATCACCGATCGCGTACTGCGGCTGGTTGGTGATGCCCTTGACCGCCAGGTTGGAGTCCGGGCAGTCGTCGCCCTCCTTGAGCACCGGCGGCGGCATGACGGCCTCGGTGGGCGTCGGCGCGACCGAAGCCGCGACTGGGCCCGACGGGCCGGCCGCCGGCGGTGGCGGCGCGACGACGGGAGTCTTGTTCTCCGGCTGTGGGTTCTGCGGTTGGGCCGCGGATGTGGGCTTCGCGCCGCTCTTCGAATCCGAGCCACCGCTGAAGATGATGACGGCCACCCCGACCACGATTGCGGTAACTACCGCGACGATGCCGATCGCGAGGGCACGGCGTCGCCAATAGATTTGCGAGGGTAGAGGTCCACGCGGTTCCAGATCCAGATCCAGCACGTTTCCACGGTAAGGCCAGGTCACCGCGAGTTGTCCGACCCCGCTCGGCGTGTCGCCTTGTTAGCTAGCTGGAAAAATGGTTATTCGCCGATATCGCCGAGGTGTTCACGCAGCACGACTTTGCCGTCGGCGAGGTGATACGTCAGGCCGACGATGGCCAGTGTGCCGGCGGCGACCCGCTCAGAAATCAGTGCCGACCGCGACATCAGCTGCGAACCGGTCTCGATGACGTGGCGGGCCTCGAACTCATCGACGCGCTCCAGCCCTTCGCGGCGGCCGGCCAGGATTGACGGGGTGACCCGCTCGACGATGTCGCGGATATAGCCCCCGGGGATTTCTCCGTCATCGAGCGCGTTCAAGGTCGCCTGCACCGCACCGCAGCTGTCATGGCCGAGAACGGCGATCAGCGGGACGTTGAGCACGCCGACCGCGTACTCGATGGAACCGAGCACCGCGGAATCGATGACGTGGCCCGCGGTGCGCACCACAAACATGTCACCGAGGCCCTGGTCGAAGATCAGCTCGGCGGCGACCCGGCTGTCACCGCAGCCGAAGAGGACCGCGGTCGGCGTCTGACCTGCCGCCAGTCGCGCGCGGTCCTCGATGCTCTGGCTGGGATGCTGTGGCTGGCCGGCGACGAATCGCTCGTTACCCTCTTTGAGTGCCTTCCAAGCTGTTATCGGGCTGGTGTTCGGCATGGCCACCATTCTGCCTTGTCTTTCGCGTCAGGTTTCTATGAGTCCCATTAGTGCTGAACTCGTCGACTGGTACGGGCGTGCGCGGCGCGATCTGCCGTGGCGCAAACCGGACGTGACGGCGTGGCAGATCCTGGTGAGCGAGTTCATGCTGCAGCAGACTCCGGTCGCGCGGGTCGCGCCGATCTGGCTGGACTGGATCGCCCGCTGGCCGACCCCGTCGGCGACGGCGGCGGCCAGTGCCGCGGACGTGCTGCGCGCCTGGGGCAAGCTCGGATATCCCCGGCGGGCCAAGCGCCTGCACGAGTGCGCGATCACGATCGCCACCGAGCATGACGATCGGGTGCCCGACGACGTCGAGGTGCTGCTGACGCTGCCCGGCGTCGGCTCCTACACCGCCCGGGCGATCGCGTGTTTCGCCTACCAGCAGAGTGTGCCGGTGGTCGACACCAACGTGCGACGCGTCGTGGCACGCGCGATCCACGGTTTGGCTGATGCCGGAAATCCCTCTGCAACACGCGATATGGCTGATGTGGCGGCGCTGATGCCGAACGACGATACGGCGCCGGTGTTTTCGGCCGCACTCATGGAACTCGGCGCGACGGTGTGCACGGCCCGTGCACCCAAGTGCGGGGTATGCCCGCTGAGCGTGTGTGCCTGGCGCGCGGCCGGGCATCCGCCGGCCACCACCGCGCCGAGGCCCACCCAGCGTTACGCCGGCACCGATCGGCAGGTGCGAGGCAAGTTGTTGGATGTGTTGCGCGCCAGCGTATCTCCGGTACCGCGCGAGCAACTCGATGTGGTGTGGCTGACCGACACCGCGCAGCGCGACCGCGCGCTGGACTCGCTTCTGGTGGACGGATTGGTGGAACAGACGGCCGACGGGCGGTTCGCGCTGTGCGGTGAAGGCGACTAGGCCGATCGCGCAAAGCGACGTCGGTAGTCCGACGGCGTGACGCCGACGATGCGGCGGAAGTGGTGGCGCAGCAGCGTGGCATTGCCGAAGCCGGCCCGTTCGGCGATGCGGTCGACGTCCAGGTCGGTTTCCTCGAGCATCCGGCGGGCGTAGAGCACCCGCTGATCGGTCACCCACTGCATCGGTGTGGTGCCGGCCTCCTCGACGAAACGCCGCGCGAACGTGCGCGCCGACATGTTGGCCCGCCTGGCCATGCTCGCCACCGTGTGCGGCTTGTCGAGGTTGGACAGGATCCAATCCAGCTGCGGGGCAAAGCCTTCCGAACATCGCGCCGGGATCGGCTGCTCGATGTACTGGCGCTGACCACCGTCACGCTGCGGAGGCACCACCATCCGGCGGGCGATGATGTTGGTGACCGCGCTGCCGAGTTCTCGGCGCACCAGATGCAGGCACGCGTCGATACCGGCGGCGGTGCCGGCACTGGTCACCAGATCGCCGTCGTCGACGAACAGCACATTGCGGTCGACGATCGCGGTGGGATAGCGCTGCGCGAGGTCGTCGGCATGCATCCAATGCGTGGTGCAGCGTCGCCCGTCAAGCAAGCCCGCCTCCCCCGCGACGAACGCGCCGGAGCACACGGTGAGGATCGTCGACCCCGACGCATGGGCGGCCCGCAGCGCTTCCAGTGCCTCGCGCGGGTAGGCCTCGACGGGGCCGGTTACGGCCGATACCGCCACCACATCCGCACCCATCAGGGCGTCGAAGCCGTGATCGGGCACCAGCGATGCGCCGACGCTGGTGCGCAACGGCTTGCCCGCCTGCGGGCCGCACACCTTGAAATCGAAGTTCGGAACGCCGTCCGCAGTTCGATCGATGCCGAAGACCTCGCAGACCACGCCGAACTCGAAGACGGCGACGTCTTCTAGGACCAACGCCGAAACGCTCTTCAGAGGCATGGCAGAATTTTATCTCATGCGGTCAGTACTGCCACTGTTGGCGGGATCTTTTCCCGCGAAGCATTACTGCCATGACCGCATTGATCGCATTCCTGCTTCTGGCCCTGCTGGCGGTCGGCGTGAGCAGACTGCGTCTGCACGCCGGCCAGTTCCGAGTGAGCGCGCCGATGGTCGGTCCGCTCTTCGTCGACGGCGGCGACGCCGACGAGCGCCGGGTCAACCACGACCTCGACGCCGTCCGCACCCGGTTCGAGCAGCACCCGACATGGCCGTCGTCAGGCGTCCTCGGGGAGCGTCGCTAGGAACGACTCGACGGCGTCCCGGTATTGCTCCGGGGCGTCGTCGTGGACGAGGTGCCCCGCGCCCGGCACGTGGACGTAGCGGGCCGACGCACCGGCCAGTTCGGCCATCAGGCGCATCTGACCCGGCGGCGCCACCGAATCCCCCGCCTCGATCAGCAACACCGGCGCGCTGACCGACTGCCACTGCTGCCAATAGTCGCGAAGGCCCCACTGCCCCGCGATCTCGAGCCAGCGGGCCGGCTGGCCATGCAATCGCCAGCCGGTCGCGGTCCGGTCGAACGCCTCCAGGAAGTAGCGCCCCGCGACGGGCCCGAACTCGTCGAAAACCTGGTCGGCAGTGGAGTATTCGACCGGTAACGCGTGCACCCACGGCTCCCAGGCGCCGGTGGTGCGGCCGACGAAGTCCGGTGCCATGTCCTCCACCACCAGCGCGCTCACCAGCTGCGGCCGCTGCGCGGCCAGACACCACGAGTGCAGACCACCCATCGAATGCCCGATGAGCACCGCAGGCGCGCCGAGGCTCGCCACGGCATCGCCGAGGTCGGCCACGAAGCGTTCGGTACTCACCGGCTCCGGATCCTCGATGTCGCGACCGCGGTGCCACGGTGCGTCGTAGGTGAACACCGACCCGAATCGGGTCAGCCACGGCACCTGCCGCGACCAGGTGGTGCCGCGGCCCATCAGACCGTGGACCAGGACGATGGGGCGTCCGTCGCCACCGCGATGGGTCAGCGCGTGGGTGCTCACCGGTTCATCTTGCGCGGTCGGCCACCGGCCCGGGCGGGCGCGGTAGCCTTGCGCCATGTCCGTGGTGAAGATCAACGCAATCGAGATTCCGCCGGGTGCCGGCCCCGAGCTGGAGAAGCGGTTCGCCAACCGTGCCCACGCCGTCGACAACCAGCCCGGCTTCCTCGGCTTCCAATTGCTGCGGCCGGTCAAGGGCGAGGACCGCTACTTCGTGGTGACCACGTGGGAGTCCGAAGAGGCTTTCCAGGCCTGGGCAACCGGACCGGCGATCCACGCGCACGCCGGTGAGCGCGCCAATCCGGTGGCCAAGGGTGCCCATCTGCTCGAGTTCGAGGTTGTGTTGGACGTTGCCGGGACCGGCTCAAAGGCTTAGCGCACGCCGGGTGCGCCGGCGCGCGGTGGCGATCGCCACCGTGATCGCATCAGCCGCCACCCTGGCAAGCAGTTGCACACCGGCACCTGCGCCGCCGGCCAATGCCGGCGCGGGTGTTCGTATCGACCTCAATACCCCGCAGGGGGTGCGGGCCAAGCAGGTCATGGACATGCTGAACTCCGACTGGCCCATCGGGAACGAGAGCGTCAAGACACTGGCCACCCCGGACCTGGTGGATCCTGTCGCCCACACCATGGACTCGCTGTGGTGGGACCGGCCCTACACGCTGGCCGGGGTCGAAGTCGGCGCCAACGTCGCCACGCTGCATCTGCTGACGTCGTACGGCGCCCGCCAGGACATCGACCTGCGCATCGGCGACGACACCTTCGTCAGCCGCTTCGTCGTCACCACCGAAAAGCCGAAAATCGATTCATGGCAGGACGTCGACACCGCGCTAAGCCGCACCGGTGCCCGCTACTCATGGCAGGTCTCGAAGGTCAACGACGGCCGCTGCGAAAAGGTGGCAGGCACCAACACCTCCGAACCCCTGCCACTGGCTTCGATATTCAAGACCTATGTGCTATATGCGGTCGAAACTGCCGTCACCGCAGGCACTTTGAAGTGGGATGACAAGCTCACCATCACCGCCGAGCTGAAGAAGCTCGGCTCGTCGGGCTTCGACAAGCTGCCGCCCGGTTCGCAGATCACCGTCCGCGAGGCCGCGGGCAAGATGATCTCCACGAGCGACAACATGGCCACCGACATGCTGATCGGGCGCCTTGGCACGCCCGCTATCGAGGCGGCTCTGGTCGCCGCCGGACATCACGATCCCGCGAGTATGAAGCCGTTCCCCACCATGCGGGAGTTGTTCGCCATCGGCTGGGGCAATCCCGACGTGCGGGAGCAATGGAAGACAACAGCGCCCGCGAATCGGGGGAACCTGCTGCACGACGCGGACACTCGCCCCTACGACCCCGATCCGTATCGCTCTCACACCCCCGCCTCGACGTACGGCGTGGAGTGGTACGGCAACGCCGAGGACATCTGCCGCGTGCACGCCGCCCTGCAGCGAGGCGCCATCGGTCCGGCCGCCCCGGTCAAGGATGTGATGTCCGAAGCCGCCGGCATCGACCTCGACCACGCCGAGTGGCCCTACATCGCCGCGAAAGCCGGAAACCTGCCCGGCGAAATGACATTCAGCTGGTATGCCGTTGATCGCACCGGTCAGGCATGGGTGGTCAGCTTCCAGTTCAACTGGCCGCGCTTCCACAGCGCCAACGCTGGTGGCTGGGCGATGACGATCATCAAACAGGTCTTCGGGCTACTGCCCCGCTACCGCTGATCGCAGTGTCCAGCCCGTTCCCCGGTGATGCAGGCTGGTGCTGCTGGCCGGCGTAATGTCGATGCGCCAGAACGACTTCGGCGGCGCATCCAGCGCGGTGAGAATCGCGGCGCGAACCACCGCGGGGTGGGTGAACGCGACGGTGCGGCCCGGTGTGCGGGCCACGTCATCCAGCCAGCCGCGCACACGAGCGATCAGCTCGACGATGGATTCGCCGTTGTGCGGGCAGCTTTCGGGTTCGGTGAGCCATTGGGTGAGCTCGACCGGCTGCACCCGGTCGAGGCCGAGACCACGCCAGACACCGCACCCCAGATCGGCCAGCCGCGATTCCACAGCCGGGGTCAGGCCGAGCGCCTCGGCCGTCTGGATCGCCCGGATCTCAGGCCCACACAGCACCGTGTCCGCGACCCCCACGTCGAGGCCCTCGAGCTGCCGTCGGCCCAGTGCATTCAGCTCTTCGTCGATCGGAAATCGCCCGGCCGCCATGGCATCGGTCATGGCGTGGGACACCAGGGTCAGCCGGACGACCTCACTCACGCAGCGACGGGCTCCTGCTGCTTGTGCTCGAGCAGCCGGTACATCAGAGCGGCGAACACCGCACCGAGCGTCACCCACATCACGACCTGGGTGCCCAGCGAGTACAGCCGGAACTCGTAGAGCAGGTCGGCGGGGAAGTGGTCGGGCGTCTCGTCGATCGTCGGCAGCACCAACATGACCACTGCCATCGCTACGACATAGCCACCCGCCGCGATCAATGTCGCGTTCCAACCGTCCAGCCGCCCTGCGATCCTGCGCCGCACGACGACCGCCGCGACGAACAATGCCGCCGACAGCACCACCATCAGCAGATAGAGCAGGGTCCGCTGTCGGATCGTTTCCTCCAGGCTGACCGCAGGTGGGTTCGGCGGATACTTCAGCGCTGGAACGAGGTACAGGCACACCAGCATCGAACCGGCGATCCGGGCCGCCAGCGGACGCGCCGCGGCGTCGCTGAGGCGGCCGTAGACCACGGCGAATACCACAGCCATCAGCGCGCCCATGGCCACCGCGAAAGCCAAGACGCCGAAGCCCATACCGATGTTGCCCTGCACGCCACGGGTGAACAGCTCAACGCCGTGTTCGTGCGCCCCATGACTGTGCGACATCTCGTCTTCGAAGCCGATCGCACGGTCGATCACCGGCTCCAAGAAGATTCGCGCGAAGACAAATGCGAGCAGGCCGGCAAGAGCGCCGGCCAGAAGGCCGCGCCAGATTATTGACTTTTCCATGTAATGGAGTTGCTCAGTGGCAGGGGAAGCCGAGCAGATGGCGGGCGTCATGCACGAATTCGTGGACGTACATGTTGTCGCCGAACACCGAGGTGGCGCCCTGGTCGATACCGACGAAGTACAGCACCAGCAGCGCGAAGAAGGCGGTCAGCGAGAGCCAGGCGACAGCCTTGGCGGCCGACAGGTCGACGGCGCGGGCGCGGCTCTTGGTCTGCGGAGTGGTCATCGGTGTCCTTCCAGGGAACTACGCGTCCCAATAACGAACCTTGACGGGCCTCGGGTCTGACTGTCAACAGTGGCGCGACCGTTCTGGAATTTCACCAGATTCCTCGACTCGTCTCTTACACCGAGGATGCTATACCGGCACCTGCTCAGCCGGCGCCGTAACCCAGTTGCTGCGCGGTGTACTTGGCGGCGTCGGTGACCGGCACGGCCTGCACCGCGGTGCCGTAGGCGCAGATCTCGGTCCAGACATCGCCGAGCTCTGTGGTGTCGAAACGCATTGCGACGATCGCGTTTCCGCCGCGATTGCGGGCCTCGCCCATCAGCCGGTTCATCGCCTCGTTGCGGCTTTCGGCCAGGTTCTTCGTCATGCCCTGCAGCTCGCCACCGAACATGCTCTTGAAGCCCGCACCCATCTGGGCGAAGGCGTTGCGCGATCGCACGGTGAGACCGAACACCTCACCGCATACCCGCTGGATTTCCCAGCCCGGGATGTCGTTCGTGGTGACAACAAGCACGGCCAAGCCTTCCTCTGCATGCGAAACGGGCGACTACCCCGGTAGAGGGTAGCCGCCCGTTTCGTACAGCGTCGTTATTCGCTGGCGGTGCCTGCGTTGGCCAGGTCCGCCTCGGCGGGCTCGGGGCGCTTGGGCCCACCGGTAAAGGTGAACTTCGCGTCCTCGCCGGCGCCCTCGCCGTCCCAGTTGTCCACATCGACGGTGACCAACTGGCCGGGGCCGACCTCCTCGAAGAGGATCTTCTCCGAGAGGGCGTCCTCGATCTCGCGCTGGATGGTCCGCCGCAGCGGCCGGGCACCCAGCACCGGGTCGAAGCCCCGCTTGGCCAGCAAGGCCTTGGCCTTGTCGGTCAGCTCCATCTCCATGTCCTTGGTCTTCAACTGCTTGGACACCCGGCCCACCATCAGGTCGACCATGCGGATGATCTCGTCCTTGGTCAGCTGGTGGAAGACGATGATGTCGTCGATGCGGTTGAGGAACTCCGGACGGAAGTGCTTCTTGAGCTCGTCGTTGACCTTCTGCTTCATCCGCTCGTAGTTGTTCTCACCGCCACCCTGGGTGAAGCCGAGGCCGACCGCCTTGGAGATATCGGAGGTGCCCAGGTTCGAGGTGAAGATCAGCACGGTGTTCTTGAAGTCGACCGTGCGGCCCTGACCGTCGGTGAGACGACCGTCCTCGAGGACCTGCAACAGGGTGTTGTAGATCTCCTGGTGGGCCTTTTCGATCTCGTCGAACAGCACGACCGAGAACGGCTTGCGCCGCACCTTCTCCGTGAGCTGGCCGCCCTCTTCATACCCGACGTAGCCCGGAGGGGCACCGAACAACCGCGACGCGGTGAAGCGGTCATGGAACTCGCCCATGTCGATCTGGATCAGCGCGTCGTCGTCGCCGAACAGGAACTCCGCCAGCGCCTTGGACAGCTCGGTCTTACCGACACCGGACGGGCCGGCGAAGATGAACGAGCCGGACGGCCGCTTGGGATCCTTCAGGCCGGCGCGGGTACGCCGGATGGCCTTCGAGACGGCGCGAACGGCGTCCTCCTGCCCAATGATCCGCTTGTGCAGCTCGTCCTCCATGCGCAGCAGCCGAGTGGTCTCCTCCTCGGTCAGCTTGAACACGGGGATACCGGTCCAGTTGCCGAGCACCTCGGCGATCTGCTCGTCGTCGACCTCGGCCACGACGTCGAGATCGCCTGAGCGCCATTGCTTTTCACGCTCGGCACGCTGGGCGACCAGCTGCTTCTCGCGATCCCGCAGCGAGGCGGCCTTCTCGAAGTCCTGCGCGTCGATCGCGCTCTCCTTCTCCCGGCGCGCGTCGGCGATCTTCTCGTCGAACTCACGCAGGTCTGGCGGAGCGGTCATCCGGCGGATCCGCATCCGGGCGCCGGCCTCGTCGATCAGGTCGATCGCCTTGTCCGGCAGGAACCGGTCGTTGATGTAGCGATCGGCCAGGGTGGCCGCCGCGACCATCGCCGCATCGGTGATCGACACCCGGTGGTGGGCCTCGTACCGGTCGCGCAGACCCTTGAGGATCTCGATGGTGTGCGCCACCGTCGGCTCACCCACCTGGACCGGCTGGAACCGGCGCTCCAGGGCGGCGTCCTTCTCGATGTACTTGCGGTACTCGTCGAGCGTGGTCGCACCGATCGTCTGCAGCTCACCACGAGCCAGCTTCGGCTTGAGGATCGACGCCGCGTCGATGGCGCCCTCGGCGGCGCCCGCACCGACAAGCGTGTGCAGCTCGTCGATGAACAGGATGATGTCGCCGCGGGTGTTGATCTCCTTGAGCACCTTCTTGAGGCGTTCCTCGAAATCACCGCGGTAACGGCTGCCTGCCACCAGCGACCCGAGGTCGAGGGTGTAGAGCTGCTTGTCCTTCAGCGTCTCGGGAACCTCACCGTGCACGATCGCCTGGGCCAGGCCCTCCACGACGGCGGTCTTACCGACGCCGGGCTCGCCGATCAGCACGGGGTTGTTCTTGGTGCGCCGGCTCAGCACCTGCATCACCCGCTCGATTTCCTTCTCGCGGCCGATGACGGGGTCGAGCTTGCCCTCCATGGCGGCCGCGGTGAGGTTGCGGCCGAACTGATCGAGGACCAGCGACGTCGACGGGTTGCCGGACTCGCCGCCGCGGCCACCGGTGCCGGCTTCCGCGGTCTCCTTGCCCTGGTAGCCGCTCAGCAGCTGGATGACCTGCTGGCGCACCCGGGTCAGTTCGGCACCCAGCTTGACGAGCACCTGGGCGGCCACACCTTCGCCCTCACGGATCAGGCCGAGCAGAATGTGCTCGGTGCCGATGTAGTTGTGGCCAAGCTGCAGCGCCTCGCGCAGGCTCAGCTCGAGCACCTTCTTGGCGCGTGGGGTGAAGGGGATGTGCCCGGACGGGGCCTGCTGACCCTGACCGATGATCTCCTCGACCTGGCTGCGGACACCTTCCAGCGAGATGCCCAGCGACT from the Mycolicibacterium crocinum genome contains:
- a CDS encoding serine hydrolase, translated to MCWTLPGPAQRLSARRVRRRAVAIATVIASAATLASSCTPAPAPPANAGAGVRIDLNTPQGVRAKQVMDMLNSDWPIGNESVKTLATPDLVDPVAHTMDSLWWDRPYTLAGVEVGANVATLHLLTSYGARQDIDLRIGDDTFVSRFVVTTEKPKIDSWQDVDTALSRTGARYSWQVSKVNDGRCEKVAGTNTSEPLPLASIFKTYVLYAVETAVTAGTLKWDDKLTITAELKKLGSSGFDKLPPGSQITVREAAGKMISTSDNMATDMLIGRLGTPAIEAALVAAGHHDPASMKPFPTMRELFAIGWGNPDVREQWKTTAPANRGNLLHDADTRPYDPDPYRSHTPASTYGVEWYGNAEDICRVHAALQRGAIGPAAPVKDVMSEAAGIDLDHAEWPYIAAKAGNLPGEMTFSWYAVDRTGQAWVVSFQFNWPRFHSANAGGWAMTIIKQVFGLLPRYR
- a CDS encoding carbonic anhydrase gives rise to the protein MPNTSPITAWKALKEGNERFVAGQPQHPSQSIEDRARLAAGQTPTAVLFGCGDSRVAAELIFDQGLGDMFVVRTAGHVIDSAVLGSIEYAVGVLNVPLIAVLGHDSCGAVQATLNALDDGEIPGGYIRDIVERVTPSILAGRREGLERVDEFEARHVIETGSQLMSRSALISERVAAGTLAIVGLTYHLADGKVVLREHLGDIGE
- a CDS encoding YbjQ family protein: MLVVTTNDIPGWEIQRVCGEVFGLTVRSRNAFAQMGAGFKSMFGGELQGMTKNLAESRNEAMNRLMGEARNRGGNAIVAMRFDTTELGDVWTEICAYGTAVQAVPVTDAAKYTAQQLGYGAG
- a CDS encoding A/G-specific adenine glycosylase — protein: MSPISAELVDWYGRARRDLPWRKPDVTAWQILVSEFMLQQTPVARVAPIWLDWIARWPTPSATAAASAADVLRAWGKLGYPRRAKRLHECAITIATEHDDRVPDDVEVLLTLPGVGSYTARAIACFAYQQSVPVVDTNVRRVVARAIHGLADAGNPSATRDMADVAALMPNDDTAPVFSAALMELGATVCTARAPKCGVCPLSVCAWRAAGHPPATTAPRPTQRYAGTDRQVRGKLLDVLRASVSPVPREQLDVVWLTDTAQRDRALDSLLVDGLVEQTADGRFALCGEGD
- a CDS encoding histidine phosphatase family protein; protein product: MSEVVRLTLVSHAMTDAMAAGRFPIDEELNALGRRQLEGLDVGVADTVLCGPEIRAIQTAEALGLTPAVESRLADLGCGVWRGLGLDRVQPVELTQWLTEPESCPHNGESIVELIARVRGWLDDVARTPGRTVAFTHPAVVRAAILTALDAPPKSFWRIDITPASSTSLHHRGTGWTLRSAVAGQ
- a CDS encoding GlxA family transcriptional regulator; translated protein: MPLKSVSALVLEDVAVFEFGVVCEVFGIDRTADGVPNFDFKVCGPQAGKPLRTSVGASLVPDHGFDALMGADVVAVSAVTGPVEAYPREALEALRAAHASGSTILTVCSGAFVAGEAGLLDGRRCTTHWMHADDLAQRYPTAIVDRNVLFVDDGDLVTSAGTAAGIDACLHLVRRELGSAVTNIIARRMVVPPQRDGGQRQYIEQPIPARCSEGFAPQLDWILSNLDKPHTVASMARRANMSARTFARRFVEEAGTTPMQWVTDQRVLYARRMLEETDLDVDRIAERAGFGNATLLRHHFRRIVGVTPSDYRRRFARSA
- a CDS encoding CbtA family protein; protein product: MEKSIIWRGLLAGALAGLLAFVFARIFLEPVIDRAIGFEDEMSHSHGAHEHGVELFTRGVQGNIGMGFGVLAFAVAMGALMAVVFAVVYGRLSDAAARPLAARIAGSMLVCLYLVPALKYPPNPPAVSLEETIRQRTLLYLLMVVLSAALFVAAVVVRRRIAGRLDGWNATLIAAGGYVVAMAVVMLVLPTIDETPDHFPADLLYEFRLYSLGTQVVMWVTLGAVFAALMYRLLEHKQQEPVAA
- the mhuD gene encoding mycobilin-forming heme oxygenase MhuD, producing the protein MSVVKINAIEIPPGAGPELEKRFANRAHAVDNQPGFLGFQLLRPVKGEDRYFVVTTWESEEAFQAWATGPAIHAHAGERANPVAKGAHLLEFEVVLDVAGTGSKA
- the clpC1 gene encoding ATP-dependent protease ATP-binding subunit ClpC, whose protein sequence is MFERFTDRARRVVVLAQEEARMLNHNYIGTEHILLGLIHEGEGVAAKSLESLGISLEGVRSQVEEIIGQGQQAPSGHIPFTPRAKKVLELSLREALQLGHNYIGTEHILLGLIREGEGVAAQVLVKLGAELTRVRQQVIQLLSGYQGKETAEAGTGGRGGESGNPSTSLVLDQFGRNLTAAAMEGKLDPVIGREKEIERVMQVLSRRTKNNPVLIGEPGVGKTAVVEGLAQAIVHGEVPETLKDKQLYTLDLGSLVAGSRYRGDFEERLKKVLKEINTRGDIILFIDELHTLVGAGAAEGAIDAASILKPKLARGELQTIGATTLDEYRKYIEKDAALERRFQPVQVGEPTVAHTIEILKGLRDRYEAHHRVSITDAAMVAAATLADRYINDRFLPDKAIDLIDEAGARMRIRRMTAPPDLREFDEKIADARREKESAIDAQDFEKAASLRDREKQLVAQRAEREKQWRSGDLDVVAEVDDEQIAEVLGNWTGIPVFKLTEEETTRLLRMEDELHKRIIGQEDAVRAVSKAIRRTRAGLKDPKRPSGSFIFAGPSGVGKTELSKALAEFLFGDDDALIQIDMGEFHDRFTASRLFGAPPGYVGYEEGGQLTEKVRRKPFSVVLFDEIEKAHQEIYNTLLQVLEDGRLTDGQGRTVDFKNTVLIFTSNLGTSDISKAVGLGFTQGGGENNYERMKQKVNDELKKHFRPEFLNRIDDIIVFHQLTKDEIIRMVDLMVGRVSKQLKTKDMEMELTDKAKALLAKRGFDPVLGARPLRRTIQREIEDALSEKILFEEVGPGQLVTVDVDNWDGEGAGEDAKFTFTGGPKRPEPAEADLANAGTASE
- a CDS encoding alpha/beta fold hydrolase, translating into MAQGYRARPGRWPTAQDEPVSTHALTHRGGDGRPIVLVHGLMGRGTTWSRQVPWLTRFGSVFTYDAPWHRGRDIEDPEPVSTERFVADLGDAVASLGAPAVLIGHSMGGLHSWCLAAQRPQLVSALVVEDMAPDFVGRTTGAWEPWVHALPVEYSTADQVFDEFGPVAGRYFLEAFDRTATGWRLHGQPARWLEIAGQWGLRDYWQQWQSVSAPVLLIEAGDSVAPPGQMRLMAELAGASARYVHVPGAGHLVHDDAPEQYRDAVESFLATLPEDA
- a CDS encoding CbtB domain-containing protein; the encoded protein is MTTPQTKSRARAVDLSAAKAVAWLSLTAFFALLVLYFVGIDQGATSVFGDNMYVHEFVHDARHLLGFPCH